From Longimicrobiaceae bacterium:
CCTGGCCGGGACCCGCTCCACTTTTACCAGGAGGTGCGGGGAAGCAGGCTCCCTACGGCTCCTCTCCGTGGTCCTCCCACTTGATGTACTCGAACCCCGTGCGGCAGCTCCGGCACCAGTACTGCGCAACCGAGAGCTGCCCCCCGAAGGGGTTCACGAGGTGCGTGTCGCGCCCCTCGCAGAACGGGCAGGGGGCGCTCTCCGGCAGGATCCCCGGCTCGGCGTCGCCGTATCGTGGCTCGCGCGCGCTGCGGTCCGCCATCAGTCCAGGAGCAGGGCGCGGTTCTTGTCGCCGCGGGCGCGCGCAGCGGTGGCCTCGTCCAGCGAGCCGCCGGCGCGGCGCGTGGCCTCGTCCCATCCGTCCCACTCCAGGGTGCCGGCGTACTCGCCGTCCGCGGTGAGCCCCGCCGCCTCCGCCAGTCCGGTCTCCACGAGCACCGGCGCCACGCGGGCCAGGAAGCGCGCCCGCAGCTCCGAGGGGCCGGCGGTCACCAGCCCCTCCTCCACCATGCGGCGCATCCCCGGCGCGTCGTCGTCGCCCAGCCAGCGCAGCGACTCCGGGAGGTAGCGCCGGAGCGACTCCGCCAGCTCCTCGCGCACCTCCGGGACGACCGCCATGCGGCGCGTCCAGCCGGCAGCGTACTGGAAGTGGAAGCGCTCCTCGTCCAGCATCTTCTGCACGCGGTTGTGCGCGGGGGAGTAGCGGCTCTCGGCCAGGGCGGAGTACTGCACCGCCAGGGCGGTGTCCACCAGCAGCCCGGCGGCGATCATGTCCGCCCAGGAGCCGAAGGCCGCGTCCAGCCCCGGGTGGCTGCGGTACTCCGCCGCGGGCCGCTCGTGCTCCAGCGCCTTGGGCTCGTCGCCGAAGTCGCCCAGGAGCGCATAGGTGAGGCGCGCGTGCCCCCACTCGTCCTGCGCCATGGACGACGCGGCGATCCCCGCCTCCAGCGTGGGCGCGCCCAGCATGCGGTCGCTGTAGCGGAGCCCCAGGACCCGCTTGCTGTCCGCCAGCGCCAGGATGACCCCGCGCAGCGCCGCCCGCGCGTCTTCCGGCAGCTCCGCCGCCGTCTCCACCCGTACCAGGGTCCTGGACGTGCTCATCGATTCTCTTTCACGGCCAGGTCGTTCCCGCCGTACGAGCCGGTGCCGCGGGCGTGCACCAGCTCCTGTTCGTCGTCGCGTCCCAGCAGCGTCACGAACTGGCTCTCCGCCGGGTCCACGGGGATGATCGCCGAGCGCGGGACCACGCACATCTCGTCCCAGTTCTGCTCGTCGTAGGTCTTCCAGGCGTAGACGCGGGCCAGCTCCGCCGAATCGGCGTTGATGAAGCCGATGTGCCGCAGCGGCTCACCGCGCGTCTTACGCGCGAACACTTCGAAAACGGGCTCTTTCAAGGGAGTGCGAGAGTGCGAAAGTACGGGAGTGCGCTACATCGACACGCCGAAGCGGCGCAGCGCCTCCCGCCCTTCGGGCGAGATGCGCGCCTTGGTCCAGGCCGGGCTCCACGTCTCCACCACGCGCACCTCCTCCACCCCCGGCTCGCGCCGCAGACGGTCCTCGATGTCGTAGTGGATGAAGGCCATGCACGGGCAGGCCGTGGCGGTGAAGGTGA
This genomic window contains:
- a CDS encoding Phenylacetic acid catabolic protein; its protein translation is MSTSRTLVRVETAAELPEDARAALRGVILALADSKRVLGLRYSDRMLGAPTLEAGIAASSMAQDEWGHARLTYALLGDFGDEPKALEHERPAAEYRSHPGLDAAFGSWADMIAAGLLVDTALAVQYSALAESRYSPAHNRVQKMLDEERFHFQYAAGWTRRMAVVPEVREELAESLRRYLPESLRWLGDDDAPGMRRMVEEGLVTAGPSELRARFLARVAPVLVETGLAEAAGLTADGEYAGTLEWDGWDEATRRAGGSLDEATAARARGDKNRALLLD